A stretch of the Chlorobiota bacterium genome encodes the following:
- the nuoH gene encoding NADH-quinone oxidoreductase subunit NuoH, with amino-acid sequence MNLIELGIILIKIVVVLHIFLVGAAYVVLLERKVSAWIQNRVGPNRTGWRGSLQSFADVLKLVMKEDIVPKAAEYKFHLLAPILSIAVAISAWALVPFTAPFKVGGMLIATTVAPNLNVGILVLLAMSSIGVYGITLAGWSSGNKYSLLGGLRSSAQMISYELSLGLSIIGLVLVCGTLDISKIVTDQGGYWFGFIPKWNLFLQPFGFILFLVSAFAETNRAPFDLPEAEPELVGGFHTEYSGLKFGLFFLAEYGNVILMSVLMSTFYFGGYNAPWIQDLTIIKESEILRPLIQFGALFVKTLFFIFFFVWVRWSVPRFRYDQLMDLGWKVMLPLAVLNVVVTAIILNFI; translated from the coding sequence ATGAACTTAATTGAACTAGGAATAATACTAATAAAAATTGTAGTTGTACTACATATCTTTTTGGTTGGTGCTGCATACGTTGTTCTACTAGAACGTAAAGTATCTGCTTGGATTCAAAACAGGGTGGGTCCAAATAGAACAGGTTGGAGAGGCTCATTGCAGTCCTTTGCTGATGTATTAAAACTAGTAATGAAAGAAGATATTGTGCCTAAAGCAGCTGAGTATAAATTCCACTTGTTAGCTCCAATTTTGTCAATAGCAGTTGCAATTTCGGCTTGGGCTTTAGTTCCATTTACAGCTCCATTTAAAGTTGGGGGGATGTTAATTGCAACAACAGTTGCACCAAATTTAAATGTAGGAATTTTAGTTCTTTTAGCTATGTCATCAATTGGTGTTTATGGAATAACATTAGCTGGTTGGTCTTCTGGGAATAAATATTCATTATTAGGTGGGCTTCGTTCATCAGCACAAATGATAAGTTATGAATTATCTTTGGGTCTTTCAATAATTGGTTTGGTTTTGGTTTGTGGTACTTTAGATATATCAAAAATAGTTACAGATCAGGGTGGATATTGGTTTGGTTTTATACCTAAATGGAATTTATTTTTACAACCATTCGGATTTATACTATTTTTAGTTTCAGCATTTGCTGAAACCAATAGAGCACCATTTGACTTGCCAGAAGCAGAGCCAGAGTTAGTTGGAGGTTTTCATACAGAGTATAGTGGACTTAAATTTGGTCTGTTTTTTTTAGCTGAGTATGGGAATGTTATATTAATGTCAGTTTTAATGTCAACTTTTTATTTTGGTGGATATAATGCCCCTTGGATTCAAGATTTAACTATTATAAAAGAAAGTGAAATTTTAAGACCACTAATACAATTTGGAGCACTTTTTGTTAAAACATTATTCTTTATTTTCTTTTTTGTTTGGGTTAGATGGTCTGTACCAAGATTTAGATATGATCAATTAATGGATTTAGGATGGAAAGTTATGTTACCATTAGCTGTTCTAAATGTTGTAGTAACTGCCATAATCTTGAATTTTATTTAG
- a CDS encoding insulinase family protein, producing MINPKQNFKFTNNRFYLISWGIFFNVIICISQTTQQPFKYFSLENGLDVMVVENHLVPVATIMLAVRNGSFTEGPEYAGLSHLYEHMFFKGNDKYSTAQKFGQALSNMGALYNAVTREEVVYYYFSLPAENIERGMETMSNTVQTPLFDQGELSQEIEVVLGEFDRHESNPFFPFNRVMDSVMWGDCVTRKQALGQRPVIKSATTQKMKNIQKKYYIPNNSLLVVGGDIDSATISNYVNKYFNSWKRGPNPFEKNIPPRAKPIKENKLITVEAPVTEALVNYQWHGPSIGIDNAATYAADVFIFILQQPNSRFQRKLVESGIAQSAGISYYTQRYVGPIAVQMSTSPEKIVTANKILWDEIQAFDSPDYFTDEELEISKSTLQHREIFEREETSDWLSTPSFWWSTTGIEYYKGYLDNLGKVKREDIQKYIRDYIKGKNYILGISTNAQALQKLNLKQEIIVK from the coding sequence ATGATTAACCCAAAACAGAATTTTAAGTTTACAAATAACAGGTTTTACCTTATAAGTTGGGGGATTTTTTTTAATGTGATAATATGTATATCACAAACAACTCAACAACCATTCAAATATTTCTCTCTTGAAAACGGGCTTGATGTTATGGTTGTTGAAAATCATCTTGTACCAGTAGCTACAATTATGCTTGCTGTAAGGAATGGTTCATTCACTGAAGGTCCTGAATATGCAGGTTTATCTCATTTATATGAGCATATGTTTTTTAAGGGAAATGATAAATATTCTACAGCACAAAAATTTGGTCAAGCTTTAAGCAATATGGGGGCTTTGTACAATGCTGTTACACGTGAAGAAGTTGTATACTATTATTTTTCACTTCCTGCAGAAAACATTGAGCGAGGTATGGAAACAATGTCAAACACAGTTCAAACACCATTGTTTGATCAAGGCGAACTCTCGCAAGAAATTGAAGTAGTCTTGGGTGAATTCGATAGACATGAATCAAATCCATTTTTCCCATTTAATAGAGTTATGGATTCTGTAATGTGGGGTGATTGTGTAACTCGAAAACAAGCATTGGGTCAGCGACCTGTAATCAAATCTGCAACAACTCAGAAGATGAAAAATATTCAAAAAAAATATTATATTCCAAACAATTCATTATTAGTTGTTGGAGGTGATATTGATTCAGCAACAATCTCTAATTATGTAAACAAATATTTTAACTCTTGGAAAAGAGGACCAAATCCATTTGAGAAAAATATTCCTCCACGTGCAAAGCCAATAAAAGAAAATAAATTAATTACAGTTGAAGCTCCAGTAACCGAAGCACTAGTGAATTATCAATGGCATGGGCCATCGATAGGAATTGATAATGCTGCAACATATGCAGCTGATGTGTTTATATTTATTCTACAACAACCAAATTCAAGATTCCAAAGAAAATTAGTTGAATCTGGAATTGCTCAATCAGCAGGGATAAGCTATTATACCCAAAGATATGTAGGTCCAATAGCAGTTCAAATGTCAACAAGTCCAGAAAAAATAGTTACAGCTAATAAAATATTATGGGATGAAATTCAAGCATTTGATTCGCCAGATTACTTTACAGATGAAGAGTTAGAAATTTCTAAATCTACATTACAGCATAGAGAGATTTTTGAGAGAGAAGAAACCTCCGATTGGTTAAGTACACCATCATTTTGGTGGAGTACTACTGGAATAGAATATTATAAAGGTTATTTAGATAATCTTGGCAAGGTAAAGAGAGAAGACATTCAGAAATATATTCGAGATTATATAAAAGGCAAAAATTATATTCTAGGAATTTCTACAAATGCACAAGCTTTGCAAAAACTAAATTTAAAACAAGAGATTATAGTTAAATAA
- the rsmA gene encoding ribosomal RNA small subunit methyltransferase A — MIKISPKKSLGQHFLTDKNISQKIIVDFDPKPNEYVIEIGPGEGSLTGLLIDSGCKLTAIEIDNRAAELIRKLYDEKVTVLEQDILKTDFIMLTKHLNCEKVRVIGNIPYYITSGIIFHIIEYRQFITDAMLMMQKEVAKRLIAKPRTKEYGSMSIAVQTYFNVKILFHVGPNSFFPAPKVTSSIVKFTVKKETGIEGLESLYEKIVQSGFNQRRKTLRNSLNGAIPDLKVRLKALDMACIKENQRAEELSVVDFIRLTKIVNELIGK; from the coding sequence ATGATTAAAATATCTCCAAAAAAATCTTTAGGTCAGCATTTTCTTACAGATAAAAATATCTCACAAAAAATAATAGTTGACTTTGATCCAAAACCAAATGAATATGTAATTGAAATAGGACCAGGCGAAGGATCGCTGACTGGTCTTTTAATAGATTCTGGCTGCAAACTTACGGCAATTGAAATAGATAATCGTGCAGCAGAGTTAATTCGTAAACTTTATGACGAAAAAGTTACGGTTTTAGAACAAGATATTTTGAAAACTGATTTCATAATGTTAACAAAACACTTAAACTGTGAAAAAGTTAGGGTTATTGGTAATATTCCTTACTATATCACTTCAGGAATTATATTCCATATAATTGAATATAGGCAATTTATTACTGACGCAATGTTGATGATGCAAAAAGAAGTTGCAAAAAGGCTTATAGCAAAACCTCGTACAAAAGAATATGGATCAATGTCTATTGCAGTTCAAACTTATTTTAATGTGAAGATATTGTTTCATGTAGGACCAAACTCATTTTTTCCTGCTCCTAAAGTTACATCATCAATTGTTAAATTTACAGTAAAAAAAGAGACTGGGATAGAGGGGTTAGAATCATTGTATGAGAAAATTGTTCAATCTGGATTTAATCAACGTAGAAAGACGCTTAGGAACTCTTTGAATGGTGCAATCCCAGATTTAAAAGTAAGGTTAAAAGCTTTAGATATGGCTTGTATTAAGGAAAATCAAAGGGCTGAAGAACTATCAGTTGTTGATTTTATAAGGTTAACAAAAATCGTAAATGAATTAATTGGAAAATAA
- a CDS encoding molybdopterin-dependent oxidoreductase, producing the protein MNELNLDRRKFLTILGASSFVVGILGIQSCEKNIVEPLTLGEEISFITPNSKFFYKNGADVSISNWKLPDISKDSWVLKIDGLVGKPLEVKFSDLLAEESNSITMLKTIRCVIDSNDTQGLIGNAIWKGIPLKIFLDKAGVDSAKTKRFRLYGSDTFTNNIKYDRLYSANNPKDLIQPLLVYEMNGLPLTPEHGFPVRLIVLEGYGFKNVKWISRVEATDKNDEFGTYQDAGFIDDGVIRTNSRMTYPVQNAQVVSGAVRLSGFAVSGSNGIKAIEISVDDGTYQIAKMMSETELKTSISNDVKVVQINNKDFTFPYRGVWIKWSADLTLSPGSHLVKIRATDLDGNIQPDSDNDNSDGINAISTISIKAI; encoded by the coding sequence ATGAATGAATTAAATCTGGATAGAAGAAAATTTTTAACAATTTTAGGAGCTAGCTCATTCGTTGTTGGAATTTTAGGAATTCAATCTTGTGAAAAAAATATTGTAGAGCCATTAACTCTAGGTGAAGAAATTTCATTTATCACTCCTAACAGTAAATTCTTTTATAAAAATGGGGCAGATGTTTCTATAAGTAATTGGAAATTGCCAGATATTAGCAAAGATTCTTGGGTCTTAAAAATTGATGGATTAGTTGGGAAACCACTTGAAGTAAAATTTTCAGATTTACTTGCCGAAGAATCAAATTCAATTACAATGTTAAAAACAATTAGATGTGTAATTGATTCTAATGATACTCAAGGTTTAATTGGTAATGCTATTTGGAAAGGAATTCCATTGAAGATTTTTCTTGACAAAGCTGGAGTTGATTCTGCCAAAACTAAAAGATTTAGACTTTATGGGTCTGACACATTTACAAACAATATTAAGTACGATAGATTATATTCAGCAAACAATCCAAAAGATTTAATTCAACCTCTTTTAGTTTATGAAATGAATGGATTACCGCTAACCCCTGAACATGGTTTCCCTGTTAGGCTTATAGTACTTGAAGGTTATGGATTTAAAAATGTAAAGTGGATTTCAAGAGTTGAAGCAACAGATAAGAATGATGAGTTTGGAACTTATCAAGATGCAGGTTTTATTGATGATGGGGTTATTAGGACTAATTCTAGAATGACATATCCAGTTCAAAATGCTCAAGTTGTTTCTGGTGCTGTTAGGTTATCAGGATTTGCTGTAAGTGGCTCAAATGGTATCAAAGCTATCGAAATTTCAGTTGATGATGGAACATATCAAATTGCTAAAATGATGTCTGAAACTGAGCTTAAAACATCAATCTCAAATGATGTAAAAGTGGTTCAAATTAACAATAAAGATTTTACCTTTCCTTACAGAGGTGTTTGGATTAAATGGTCAGCTGATTTAACACTTTCCCCTGGAAGTCACTTAGTAAAAATTCGTGCAACTGATTTAGATGGGAATATTCAACCAGACTCAGATAATGACAATTCAGATGGAATCAATGCAATTTCAACAATCTCAATAAAAGCAATTTAA
- a CDS encoding phosphatase PAP2 family protein has product MIVKKKSNKFLSLIKTSFYSHDYMCFGIVSIYTILDLIFFKQINNSLIVLILNLLILISIILIAIKHNELNSKLTYFLHSFYIVPVFYLGYEQIHLYIPQVNSNCYDPALAQIDKYIFGVNPTQWIYQFSNSILTEYLQWMYCLFQIIVLSIAVDFYLRRDDKNFRFYTMVIMFGFFSSYLIYFLFPAIGPRFEVHNFWDINKELPGVWATPFLRNFVDKANGVKVGMTDFFKYVNKDCMASGHTMMSLLAVMLSFKLNSKLKWFMLISALSIIISTIYLRYHYTVDIIAGTILAVFVFIMIPLLNKFWIKKGIKI; this is encoded by the coding sequence ATGATTGTAAAAAAAAAATCTAATAAATTTCTTTCTTTGATTAAAACTTCCTTTTATAGTCATGATTATATGTGCTTTGGAATTGTTTCAATTTATACAATACTAGATTTAATTTTTTTTAAACAAATTAATAACTCGCTAATTGTATTAATTCTCAATTTATTAATACTTATTTCAATAATTCTAATTGCAATTAAACACAACGAATTAAATTCTAAATTAACTTACTTTCTGCATTCATTTTATATTGTACCGGTTTTTTATTTAGGCTATGAACAAATTCATCTTTACATACCTCAAGTTAATTCTAATTGTTATGATCCAGCATTAGCTCAAATTGATAAATACATTTTCGGAGTAAATCCTACTCAATGGATATATCAATTCTCTAACTCAATTTTAACAGAATATCTGCAATGGATGTATTGTTTGTTTCAAATAATTGTTCTTTCAATTGCGGTTGATTTTTATTTACGTAGAGATGATAAAAATTTCAGATTCTATACAATGGTTATTATGTTTGGGTTTTTCTCAAGTTATCTTATTTATTTTCTATTTCCTGCAATAGGACCAAGATTTGAAGTTCATAATTTTTGGGATATAAATAAAGAGTTACCTGGAGTTTGGGCAACACCATTTCTAAGAAATTTTGTTGATAAAGCAAATGGAGTTAAAGTTGGTATGACAGACTTTTTTAAATATGTCAATAAAGATTGTATGGCTAGTGGACACACTATGATGTCATTGCTTGCTGTAATGCTTTCATTCAAACTAAATTCAAAACTAAAATGGTTTATGCTTATTTCAGCATTAAGTATAATTATCTCAACAATTTACCTCCGTTATCATTATACTGTTGACATTATTGCAGGAACAATATTGGCTGTATTTGTATTTATAATGATTCCTTTACTCAATAAATTTTGGATAAAAAAGGGGATTAAAATCTAA
- a CDS encoding NADH-quinone oxidoreductase subunit I has translation MDSINKNKVVKRLTFWEKLYLPEIARGLKLTLKQMVQPSFTRQYPEETYIPASNYRGRPVLVLEESGERCVACGLCARVCPAIAIEVKAGETTKEKERFPELFEINMLRCIFCGYCEEVCPEEAIVMSKEFELVFSKPEDAIYGKEKLLVPVTQLRERLEFIREYK, from the coding sequence ATGGATAGTATCAATAAGAACAAAGTTGTAAAGCGATTGACTTTTTGGGAGAAATTGTATCTTCCAGAAATTGCAAGAGGATTGAAATTGACTTTAAAACAAATGGTTCAACCTAGTTTTACAAGACAATATCCTGAAGAAACATATATACCTGCATCAAATTACCGTGGTCGCCCTGTATTAGTACTTGAAGAATCAGGTGAACGTTGTGTTGCTTGTGGATTATGTGCAAGGGTTTGCCCAGCAATTGCAATTGAAGTTAAAGCTGGTGAAACAACAAAAGAAAAAGAACGTTTCCCAGAATTATTTGAAATTAATATGTTAAGATGTATATTCTGTGGTTATTGTGAAGAAGTTTGTCCTGAAGAAGCTATAGTTATGAGTAAAGAATTTGAACTTGTATTCTCTAAACCAGAGGATGCTATTTATGGAAAGGAAAAATTACTTGTTCCAGTAACTCAATTAAGAGAAAGATTAGAATTTATAAGAGAATATAAATAA
- a CDS encoding aminoacetone oxidase family FAD-binding enzyme has translation MKKIAIVGGGAAGIYAAIAVLKYSIDSNIQIDLYERNRRIGIKILISGGGKCNITHNASPKEIEDGFIPMEARFLRYALNELTPQDVINFLSNNNLQTITRPNGRVFPKSNNAEDVLLTFENYLFENRVNILTNNYVNGLVVENNKTIGININGKIKNYECVIVTTGGKSYSKTGTTGDGIYWAEELGLKIVKVRPALAPIYFIKKPPSNWQGVSIRDGVLFIDPAKIVLQKILKLKTPISWRDDFLLTHKGISGPSVLEISRSVAYCKELISEYKLNEKLFIYADLVPDKSFDELNIEWANQKNNNGKIHIKTFIERFVPNAIAPYLLESGDINLGTIISVATKLQRDNILRLLKKWEIGEVQEVDLERGEVTAGGIDLNEINRITMESKKISGLFFAGEALDLAGRVGGYNLQAAFSSGFIAGRSAVELLKKQ, from the coding sequence TTGAAAAAAATTGCAATCGTTGGTGGAGGAGCAGCAGGAATATATGCTGCTATAGCTGTTCTAAAGTATAGTATAGATTCAAATATTCAGATTGATTTATATGAACGTAATAGAAGAATTGGTATTAAAATTCTTATTTCTGGAGGGGGTAAATGTAATATTACACATAATGCTTCACCAAAAGAAATTGAAGATGGTTTCATTCCAATGGAAGCAAGATTTCTTAGATATGCTTTAAATGAATTAACTCCTCAAGATGTAATTAATTTTTTAAGTAATAATAATCTTCAAACCATTACAAGACCGAATGGAAGAGTTTTTCCCAAAAGTAATAATGCTGAAGATGTACTTTTAACTTTTGAAAATTATCTGTTTGAAAATAGGGTAAATATATTAACAAATAATTATGTAAATGGATTGGTAGTTGAAAACAATAAAACAATTGGCATAAATATTAATGGTAAAATTAAAAATTATGAATGTGTAATTGTCACTACTGGTGGAAAATCATATAGTAAAACTGGAACAACAGGTGATGGAATTTATTGGGCAGAAGAACTAGGACTAAAAATTGTGAAAGTAAGACCAGCTCTTGCACCAATCTACTTTATTAAAAAACCACCATCTAACTGGCAAGGAGTTTCTATTAGAGATGGAGTACTTTTCATAGACCCAGCTAAAATTGTATTACAAAAAATCTTAAAATTAAAAACTCCAATTAGTTGGAGAGATGATTTTCTACTTACTCATAAAGGGATTAGTGGACCTTCAGTATTAGAGATAAGCCGATCAGTTGCCTATTGCAAAGAGTTAATTTCCGAGTATAAATTAAATGAAAAATTATTTATATATGCTGATTTAGTTCCAGATAAGTCATTTGATGAGTTGAATATTGAATGGGCAAATCAAAAGAATAACAATGGAAAAATTCATATAAAAACTTTTATTGAAAGATTCGTACCAAATGCTATTGCCCCATACTTGCTTGAATCTGGAGATATTAACTTAGGAACTATTATTTCTGTTGCAACAAAATTGCAAAGAGACAATATTTTAAGATTGTTAAAAAAATGGGAAATTGGTGAAGTTCAGGAAGTTGATTTAGAAAGGGGTGAAGTTACTGCTGGAGGAATTGACTTGAATGAAATTAATCGTATTACTATGGAATCAAAAAAAATATCAGGATTATTTTTTGCCGGTGAAGCATTAGATTTAGCTGGCAGAGTTGGTGGTTACAATCTTCAAGCTGCTTTTTCAAGCGGATTTATTGCGGGTAGAAGCGCTGTGGAATTATTAAAGAAGCAATAG
- a CDS encoding sigma-70 family RNA polymerase sigma factor, producing the protein MDITLQIENLFRKDRSKLLSFIRERVRSKEDAEDILQDVLTNVLAAKDTNNKIENIGAWVFASVKNKIIDWYRKKKTTSFSDLVKDEDSEVFFDSLLIDNSFNPERSYTRQAIRLDLEKALHKLPDEQRYAFEKNELEGRTFREMADETGENINTLLARKRYAVIALRKDLQDHYEYIKN; encoded by the coding sequence ATGGACATAACACTTCAAATAGAGAATTTGTTTCGTAAGGATAGAAGTAAATTGTTAAGTTTCATACGTGAAAGAGTACGTTCCAAAGAAGATGCTGAAGATATTTTGCAAGATGTTTTAACAAATGTGCTTGCAGCAAAAGATACCAACAATAAAATAGAAAACATTGGTGCTTGGGTATTTGCATCTGTAAAAAATAAAATTATTGATTGGTACAGAAAGAAAAAAACTACAAGTTTCAGTGATTTAGTTAAAGATGAAGACTCAGAAGTATTTTTTGATAGTTTATTAATTGATAATTCTTTTAATCCTGAAAGAAGCTATACTAGACAAGCAATAAGATTAGATTTAGAAAAAGCACTTCATAAATTGCCTGATGAACAAAGATATGCTTTTGAAAAAAACGAACTTGAAGGTAGAACATTTAGAGAAATGGCTGATGAAACGGGTGAGAATATTAACACTCTCTTAGCAAGAAAAAGATATGCTGTAATTGCTTTAAGAAAAGATTTACAAGATCATTACGAGTATATTAAAAATTAA
- a CDS encoding heme-copper oxidase subunit III translates to MKKKLAIPPQLQVSEGGGSFMNNARLGMYLFVATEFMLFAGIIAGYFILRTSNNNFKDYNPLPLGFTPFNTVLLVLSSVSLFIAQKSISKNDINLFKIATYTTFILGLIFFVLQIFEWKELQLTSFYATDNNNNGMFYLLSGLHGVHVFGGILMLALLTIRVSRNYFNIKRKNYVAVTGIYWHFVTALWLLLFLILFVI, encoded by the coding sequence ATGAAAAAAAAATTAGCAATTCCGCCACAACTTCAAGTTTCAGAAGGAGGTGGAAGTTTTATGAATAATGCAAGGTTAGGTATGTATTTGTTTGTAGCAACTGAGTTTATGCTTTTTGCTGGAATAATCGCAGGTTACTTTATTTTACGTACTTCTAACAATAATTTCAAAGATTATAACCCATTGCCACTTGGATTTACACCATTCAATACAGTGTTATTGGTGTTAAGCAGTGTTTCTTTATTCATTGCTCAAAAATCTATTTCCAAAAATGATATTAACCTTTTTAAAATTGCTACATATACAACTTTTATACTAGGGCTAATATTCTTTGTACTTCAAATATTCGAATGGAAAGAGCTTCAATTAACTTCTTTTTATGCGACTGATAATAACAATAATGGAATGTTTTACCTTTTATCAGGACTTCATGGAGTGCATGTGTTTGGTGGGATTTTGATGCTTGCTCTTTTAACAATTAGAGTTTCTAGGAATTACTTCAATATTAAAAGGAAAAATTATGTTGCTGTCACAGGGATTTATTGGCATTTTGTAACTGCTTTATGGTTGCTTTTATTCTTAATACTTTTTGTAATATAA
- a CDS encoding thiazole synthase, protein MGGELFSSRLILGTSRFPNPKIMVDSLIEADVDLITVSIRRMNLTDKSATSILDYIDRTKYKLLPNTAGCYTAKEAIFTAQLAREALETNFIKVEVIGDEDTLYPDVEHLLKACTELVKDGFKVLPYCSDDVVTCLKLQDLGCVAVMPLASPIGSGMGLSNPYNLQIIREKISIPVVIDAGIGTASDATKAMEIGADAVLLNSAVSGAHHPVVMAKAMKHAVIAGRSAYIAGRIPTKFYAKASSPSEGKVKSKLF, encoded by the coding sequence ATTGGAGGTGAATTGTTTTCCTCAAGACTAATTTTAGGTACAAGTAGATTTCCAAATCCTAAGATAATGGTTGATTCATTAATTGAAGCAGATGTTGATTTAATTACAGTTTCAATAAGAAGAATGAATTTAACTGATAAATCTGCAACATCAATATTAGATTATATTGATCGTACAAAATATAAATTATTACCTAACACTGCAGGATGTTATACAGCAAAAGAAGCTATTTTTACTGCACAACTTGCTCGTGAAGCCCTTGAAACAAATTTTATAAAAGTTGAAGTTATTGGTGATGAAGATACTCTTTATCCAGATGTAGAACATTTGTTAAAAGCATGTACTGAATTGGTTAAAGATGGGTTCAAGGTTCTACCTTATTGTAGTGATGATGTTGTAACTTGTTTGAAACTACAAGATTTAGGTTGCGTTGCTGTAATGCCTTTAGCCTCACCTATTGGCTCTGGAATGGGATTATCAAATCCTTATAATCTTCAAATAATTAGAGAAAAAATATCAATTCCAGTTGTTATTGATGCTGGAATTGGAACTGCATCAGATGCTACTAAAGCAATGGAGATTGGTGCAGATGCTGTACTTCTTAACTCCGCTGTATCTGGGGCTCATCACCCAGTTGTTATGGCTAAAGCAATGAAACATGCTGTTATAGCTGGAAGATCAGCTTATATTGCTGGACGCATCCCTACAAAGTTTTATGCAAAAGCATCTAGCCCAAGTGAAGGGAAGGTAAAATCTAAATTATTCTAA
- a CDS encoding DNA-3-methyladenine glycosylase I: MSYCKYVNALQNEQMNVHQIYHNTQYGFPIQNDDELFGRLILEINQAGLNWTTILNKQENFRKAYDNFSINLISNYTESDFERLINDKGIIRNRLKINATIYNAQIIVELIKKFGSFKNWLDSQKFIELKGWTKLFKDTFKFTGGEIVNEFLMSTNYLPGAHDIDCPIYNVIENLNDSI, encoded by the coding sequence ATGAGTTATTGTAAATATGTAAATGCATTACAAAATGAACAAATGAATGTTCATCAAATTTATCATAATACGCAATATGGTTTTCCAATTCAAAATGATGATGAACTTTTTGGTAGATTAATTTTGGAAATTAATCAGGCGGGTTTGAATTGGACAACAATCTTGAATAAACAAGAAAATTTTCGAAAAGCTTATGATAATTTTTCAATAAATCTCATTTCAAATTATACTGAATCAGATTTTGAAAGATTAATAAATGATAAAGGTATTATCAGAAATAGATTGAAAATTAATGCAACAATTTATAATGCACAAATTATAGTTGAATTAATTAAAAAATTCGGTTCATTTAAGAATTGGTTGGATTCTCAAAAATTCATTGAGTTAAAAGGATGGACTAAATTGTTTAAAGATACTTTCAAATTTACTGGTGGTGAAATAGTTAATGAATTTCTTATGAGTACAAATTATTTGCCCGGAGCACATGATATTGATTGTCCAATTTATAATGTAATTGAAAATTTGAATGATTCAATATAA